The Flavobacterium sp. M31R6 nucleotide sequence GTACCGATACTTTGGCATATTCTCAAATTTACAAACGACTGTATTTTATCGAATGGCCGGTTTTGAATGCGCACAAAGAGCGTTTGTTACCAAAAATCGACCTTATTGTTGATGAACAGCGTATCGATGAAATCACCTGGATGCAGGGAAGTAATTTCAGAAAAGCATTGGATTCGATGTTGGAAGGTCCGTTGCGTGCCCGTCCTTGGTTTGAAGCCGGAGTTTGGGGAGGTCATTGGATGAAAAATCGCATTGAAGATTTAAATCAGGACGAAGTGAATTACGCCTGGTCTTTTGAATTAATCACTCCCGAAAACGGAATTGTTTTTGAAGGAAATAACAATTTATTGGAAGTTTCTTTCGACTTTTTGATGTTCCGTGACAACAAAAAAGTATTGGGAAAAGCGGCTGACCGTTTCGGAAATGATTTCCCGATTCGTTTTGACTACTTGGATACTTTCGACGGCGGAAATCTTTCGGTTCAATGCCATCCGCGCCCGGAATACATTAAAGAGAATTTCGGAGAAGCCTTTACGCAAGATGAAACTTATTATATTTTGGATTGTACTGATGATGCTAATGTTTATTTAGGCTTTACGGAGGACATCAATCCGAAAGAATTTGGAAACGCTTTATTGGAATCTCAGAAAACAGGCGAGCCGATTGAGATTGAAAAATATGTACAAAAATTCAAAGCCCAAAAACACGATTTGTTCTTGATTCCAAATGGAACCATTCACGCTTCTGGAATTAATAATATGGTGCTGGAAATTAGTAGCACACCGTACATTTTTACGTTCAAAATGTATGATTGGGTTCGTCCGGGATTGGACGGAAAGCCTCGTCCTATCAATGTTGAACACGGATTAAACAATGTTTATTTCGACAGAAAAGGGGAAAGGGTTGCTAACGAATTCATTTCAAAACAAAAGGTAGTTAAAGAATTTTCGAACGGTTTAAAAATGAGTTTACCAACTCATGAAGAGCATTTTTATGCGGTTGACCGTTATGAATTTACTGGTGAAATCGAGATTGAAACCCTCGGTCAATGTCATATCTGTATGTTGGTCGAAGGCGATAGTGCCGATGTATCTATCGGAGAAAATACTCAAACATTCAAGTATGCCGAAACTTTTGTGATTCCGGCAAACGTTCCGAAATACAAAATCAATTACAAAGGTGACAAAAAAGCGTTTGTGGTGGTTTCATACGTAAAAGACAGTTGGTGTTAAATGTCAAAATATTAGACAACCTAAATTAACCTATTAAAATTATTATTACCAAAACTAAAAAGAATATGGGAACAAAAGGATCAAGCTATTTTATATCGCTTATTACACTGATTGCGGCTTTAGGCGGATTTTTATTCGGTTTTGATATGGCCGTGGTAAGCGGTATTATTGAACCATTGAAATTGCAATACGGATTATCATCAGGACAGGAAGGACTATTCGTTTCTTGCGCTTTGTTGGGTTGCATTGTCGGAGTGGGTTTTTCGGGTTATCTCAGCGATAAAATTGGAAGAAAAAAAGTATTGTTTGTTTCTGCCGTATTATTCTTGATCAGTGCTGTAGGTTTTGCATTTTCAGAGGCATATCCAGTGTTGATTTTGTTCCGAGTTCTTGCCGGTATGGGTGTTGGAGTGGCTTCGAATGTGTCTCCACTTTATATTTCTGAGGTGGCACCTTCTCATAAACGCGGACAGTTAGTAGTCTTTTATCAACTTGCTATTACGGTTGGAGTTTTGGCAGCTTATATTAGTAATTATTTTTTACAAGGTTATGCCTCTTTGCATGCAGCAGATGAAGGTCATGGTTTAATAAATTGGTTATTTATTGAAAATGTATGGCGCGGAATGTTCGTCGTAGGTGTTATTCCTGCATTAGCATTTTGTTTGTTATTACTGATAGTTCCCGAAAGTCCACGTTGGCTGGTACAATATGGCAGAAACGTCGAAGCTTTGGTTATTCTCACTAAAATAAGTGGTGAGGAGACCGTACGTGTGGAACTCAATTCCATCAAAGAAATGGCCGGTCACAAATCAGGAGGTTATAAAGAATTGTTGCGTTTACCGTTGCGTAAATTACTAGTTTTGGCTATGGTACTTACCGCTTTGTCACAGTTTAGTGGTATCAATGGCGTAATTTTTTATGGCCCCACTATTTTAAAATCAGCTGGAATTGTTACCAGTGACGCCTTGTTTTATCAGGTGATATTGGGTGCAGCTAATGTGCTTTTTACTTTTATCGCCATTTCGAAAGTAGATACCTGGGGACGCCGACCTTTGTACATTGTTGGTTCACTTTGTGCCGCTTTTGCATTGGCATTGACAGGCTTTTGTTTTATGATGAATATAACAGGTTGGTTCATGCTGTTTAGCATCATTTTGTTCCTTTTGTTTTTTGCCTTTTCACTTGGACCTTTAAAATTTGTCATCTCAACAGAAATTTTTCCAACACATATCAGAGGGACTGCTTTGTCGATGTGTATTATGACGATGTGGGTTTCTGACTATGTTGTGAATTTGTTATTTCCAATGATGAGAGACGGATTCGGAATCGCAACTACATTCTTTATTTTCTCTTTCTTTTGTATCCTTTCTTTTTTATATGCAAAGAAGAGATTGTTTGAAACCAAAGGAAAAAGTTTGGAAGAAATTGAAAAAGAATGGAATTCTGATTTGAAGGCAGAAAAGGAATTGTCCGTAAATAAAATGGAAGTTTTGGAAGAAATTAAATAATTGCAAATCATGAGAATACAATTTTTTTATCCGAGATGGGGTTCAGAAGATATTGATTGGGAGCATTTTTGCCAAAAAGTAAAGCAGGCTGGATATGATGGGGTAGAAGCGCCAGTGCCAGAATCTCATGATGAGCAAAAGGTAATTTTGAAAGCTTTGAAAAATAATGATCTAAAGCTAATTGGTCAATATTATCAGTCTTTTGAGAAGGATTTTGAAAAACACAAATTTAATTATGCCAGGGAGTTGCATGTATTGGCTTCAGCCCAGCCAGTAAAAATTAATGCACAAACTGGGAAAGATTATTTCAGTTTTGAACAGAATGCCGAATTATTTGCCATTGCCAATAGAATTACCCAGGAAACGGGTATTACTATTTGTCATGAAACGCATCGGAATAAGGCTTTGTTTGCAGCTCATATTACTTACGATTTTTTGAAAAAGTTGCCTGAATTAAAAATAACAGCCGATTTTTCGCATTGGTGTAATGTCGCCGAAAGTTTGCTCGAAGATCAGGAGGAGGCTCTTGCTTTGGCCTGCAAACAAGTTGGACATCTGCACTCAAGGGTGGGACATTCGCAAAGTGCGCAAGTAATTGATCCTCGATTACCGGAATTTAAAAACGAATTGGAAGCGCACTTAAAATGGTGGGACGCAATTGTAAAAGATTATCAGGATAATAAAGATGAAGCATTAACGATTACCACCGAATTTGGTCCTGCACCGTATATGGTTCATTTGCCATTTACAAATAAGCCTATAGCAAGCCAATGGGATATTAATATACACATGATGCATTTACTGAAAGAGAGATATTGTAAAAAAAAAATGCTTTTTATAAGCTTTAAAAATATATAGTTATGGAAAACGTAAATTTAAATTTTTCAAAAGATTTAGCCGATTATAGTCACCCAATAAGCAAAATGTTTGTGCAGCCAAAAACTGCTAAAGAATGGGAACAGTACATGTTGTCTGAAGAGCAGGTTGCTTCTTTCAAAAAAGACGGGTTTGTCAAGGGGATTAAAATTTTGACGGAAGAACAGGTCGATTTACTCAACAGTGAACTTGTAAAATTACAATCCGTAAATGAGGACGAGAAAAAATTATTTTACCACTACGAAAGCAACGAATCAGAAGATCCAAACAAGGTACTCTTCCATGCCATTGGAGCTTGGCGTTTAACTCCTGGATTTCATGATTTATTTTGGGCGCCAGCATTTCGTATGGCTGCTTATCAATTATTGGGACAATCGTTCCGAATTTTCCATGACCAATTATTTTGCAAACCGGCTAAACATGGCGGGGTAGTGGCTTGGCATCAGGACTTCTCGTATTGGACATTTACAAAACCAATGCACCATCTTACTTGTTGGCTTGGTTTGGATGATGCCAATAAGGAAAATGGCTGTCTTTATTTTGTTCCGGGAAGCCATAAATGGGGATTGCTTCCTATTACAGGTTTAACGGGAGATATGGATTCGGTAAGAACAGTATTGAATGAAGAGCAATTAGAGGCTTTTGAAAAAAGAGTGGCAAATGAGTTACCAAAAGGATACGCCAGTTTTCATCATCCATTGACTATGCACGGTTCTTATGCCAATACTTCGGATCGTCCCAGAAGAGCAACTGTTCTAAATGCGATGAGTTTCTCTACGCAAGGAAACACCGAAGGCTATTACAGACTTGATGCTTTGCATACCTTTCC carries:
- a CDS encoding sugar porter family MFS transporter, coding for MGTKGSSYFISLITLIAALGGFLFGFDMAVVSGIIEPLKLQYGLSSGQEGLFVSCALLGCIVGVGFSGYLSDKIGRKKVLFVSAVLFLISAVGFAFSEAYPVLILFRVLAGMGVGVASNVSPLYISEVAPSHKRGQLVVFYQLAITVGVLAAYISNYFLQGYASLHAADEGHGLINWLFIENVWRGMFVVGVIPALAFCLLLLIVPESPRWLVQYGRNVEALVILTKISGEETVRVELNSIKEMAGHKSGGYKELLRLPLRKLLVLAMVLTALSQFSGINGVIFYGPTILKSAGIVTSDALFYQVILGAANVLFTFIAISKVDTWGRRPLYIVGSLCAAFALALTGFCFMMNITGWFMLFSIILFLLFFAFSLGPLKFVISTEIFPTHIRGTALSMCIMTMWVSDYVVNLLFPMMRDGFGIATTFFIFSFFCILSFLYAKKRLFETKGKSLEEIEKEWNSDLKAEKELSVNKMEVLEEIK
- a CDS encoding sugar phosphate isomerase/epimerase, producing the protein MRIQFFYPRWGSEDIDWEHFCQKVKQAGYDGVEAPVPESHDEQKVILKALKNNDLKLIGQYYQSFEKDFEKHKFNYARELHVLASAQPVKINAQTGKDYFSFEQNAELFAIANRITQETGITICHETHRNKALFAAHITYDFLKKLPELKITADFSHWCNVAESLLEDQEEALALACKQVGHLHSRVGHSQSAQVIDPRLPEFKNELEAHLKWWDAIVKDYQDNKDEALTITTEFGPAPYMVHLPFTNKPIASQWDINIHMMHLLKERYCKKKMLFISFKNI
- a CDS encoding phytanoyl-CoA dioxygenase family protein, producing the protein MENVNLNFSKDLADYSHPISKMFVQPKTAKEWEQYMLSEEQVASFKKDGFVKGIKILTEEQVDLLNSELVKLQSVNEDEKKLFYHYESNESEDPNKVLFHAIGAWRLTPGFHDLFWAPAFRMAAYQLLGQSFRIFHDQLFCKPAKHGGVVAWHQDFSYWTFTKPMHHLTCWLGLDDANKENGCLYFVPGSHKWGLLPITGLTGDMDSVRTVLNEEQLEAFEKRVANELPKGYASFHHPLTMHGSYANTSDRPRRATVLNAMSFSTQGNTEGYYRLDALHTFPEMPQDQVLDSNFFPLLFDGDKELEALGKDIPKVDYRELYDVI